The Borrelia sp. HM sequence GCTATACTTTTCACATTCTATGATTATGCTAAATCAATCGGATTTGGTGCATACCCTTGGGGATTTTCAGCTTTCATGGTCAATAACTTTAATGAACTTATACAAGTAGCCGACATTTTTGGAGTGTTTTTTGTATGCTTTATTGTTTACTTTCTTAATGCGGGACTTGCAAATTTTTTTGTAGAACAAAACAAAATAAACACATTAAGCCTTTTGCTTTGTATCCTACTTGTAAGTACATCTTTTGCTTACGGAATCATTAAAAAAATAGAACTAAATCCAATTTTAAAAAAAGAAATAGACACTCTAAACATTGCAGCCATACAACTAAATGGTGCTCCTTGGACTAGCAATCATAAAGCAGAAATTAAAAAATCTATTAAACTTACAAAACAAGCTTTAAAAAAATATCCAGATACAGAACTTGTACTTTGGAGTGAAGGAGTATTAAATTTACCATTTGACTCTTATAGAAATAATAATACCTATTATTATAACGAAGAATTACTTAAATTATATGATTCAATAAATGAACTAATAATCAACAATAAAGCTCATTTTATTATTGGATCACCTTCAAATGTAAACAGAAAGTTACTAACACATGAAAATTCAGTTTATGTAATAAAACCTAATCTCCAAATAGCAAATATATATTCTAAAATATTTTTAGTTCCATTTGCAGAAAAAATACCATTTGATAACTACGAACCCGTAAGAAAATTCTTTTATGAAAACTTTAATATCCAAGCAAACATCAATGGAAATAAACTTGAAATCTTTAAACTAAAAAAATTCAATTTGGCCCTATTAATATGCTATGATGACGCATTTCCAGACCTTGCAAGAAATTATAAAAGACAAGGTGCAAACCTATTATTAAATTTCTCAAATGACTCTTGGTCAAATACAAATTCATCAGAATGGCAACACTTTGTAGTAGCCAAATTTAGAAGTATAGAAAATGGAATTAAAACCGTTAGAACTACAAACTCTGGAATAACCGCTATAATAAATGAATATGGAGAAAATGTTAAAAGTTTAGAAACATTTAAAGAAGGATACCTAACATCAAAAATAAAATTATCCCCAAGATTCACAACAATATATGAATATATAGGGGAATTATTTGTATATATTTTAGCAATAATGATTGTAATTATGACATTAAGAGCCTACTTTATTGAAGAAAGTAGCCATTTATCATAATGTTTTATAAAAGATAAAGTCTGAATATCTGTCCAAAATGGGATTTTCTTAGTAAAATCATTCCTCTTAGCCTTAACTTTAACAATATAAGAATTATCGGTATCTTTTATAATACTTAAAGACTTGAAGTCATAAAAATCATCAAATGCAAGATAATTTAAATCTTCCTCAGAAATATACCCTGAATTAACCTTTAAACTTGCAATAAAATCATCCTTGGACTTAACTTTTCCTAAAACTTTAATCTCATCAGATATAACGGAATTAAATAAATCAACATTCTGCAAAAGAAGAGCTCTTACAAATTTATTAAACTGAAATTTAACTGCCTGTTCTTTATGTTTCTCTCGTTCTACATTTGCAATGTATTCTATCTTAGGGGCATTTGTTACTTCATTAATTTCAATCTTGTCATGAGTTATTCCTGGAATATCATCAAGCTTAATATCATCAAATGCAAGATAACTAGGCTCACCTTCTAATTTAATTTTAGAATCAATTTCTTTTACAGCAATCTTAAGATTAACTTCTTCTTTTAATTTTGGATAAATTTCCAAAGCTTTTTTTTGAAAACTTCGCCCCTTTTTAACTTTTCCCACATTAATATATCTTTGTCCAACTTCATAATAAAAAATAGCAAGTTCTTTTTGCCTATCATCAACCAAAGAAGCATTTTCTGCAAATAAATTTATAAAAACAAAAGAAATAAATAAAAACAATAACACCAATTTTTTCATGCTAACCTCCAATAAAATCTATTCATACTCAAAAAAACAAATATCAAGTTTATAAGCAATTATATTATAAGTTTATCTTTAATAAAAGCAATAATTTTGCTTTTATGTATATCATCAAAAATATTAATATTATCGTAATTAAATCTCAATTTTGGAGACAAATCATAATTATCATACCAACTTAAATATTTTTCATTAAGGTCTTGAAGATAATCTCTAGAAATATCTGTCTCAAAATTTCTATTTCTATTTTTAATACGACGCTCAGCTTCATCCACACTACAATCAAGATAAATCATCAATACAGGTTTTTGAGAATGCTCCAGCATATTACTAAGCAAATCAAGGTATATCATATATTCATCATCAGAAATATATCCATTCTCATTTAAAAGAGAAGCAAACACACGATCACCATAAATAGACCTATCAAGTATTCCTCCTTTAGTTCTACATATATCCTTTATAAGCTTAAATCTCTCATTTAAGAAATTAATCTGGATTGAAAAAGCCCACCTGGACTTATCCTTATAAAATTTATCTAACATTTTTAATGTGAATTCATTATTCAATTCAGTGTAAAAAGGAATATTAAATTCACTAGACAAAAAATGACCAAGCGTAGTTTTTCCTACTCCAATTAAACCTTCAATTACAATTACCAAACTTGTGCCTCCAAAATTTATAAACAATATCAATAGCCAATTCAAAATAAGATTATTTAAACATATAAAAACATACAATATCAAGTAAAAAACGTTTAAAAAAAGAATGCAATAGTATTGAAATTAGAATTTTTTAAACCATTGACATTAATAGAAATAAAAAATAAAATTTTTAGTAGGTCAAACGATTTTATATTCTTCAATTCTATGCTCAGGAGAACGTAAATGGACATCAACTCCGTCTTAATCAATTTGGATAAGAAAAAAACATTATCTGATAGTAATTAAAAAAATTACTAAAAAAATAAATTAATCAACTAGTAAAGGGAGGTAAGAAAAATCTACTGCTACAACAAAAAATATCAATAAAATAAAAGCATTAATTAAATGCCATAATTCATATAAAATGAATCATAATTATTGATTATACTAAATATAAAAAAGGTAACGGTCACCATTGGCAAACATATCTACGAATCAGAATTTTTTTCTTTTATATTTCAATGCCTATTGTTTTAAATAGATCAAAATTTAAGATAGTAAACATCTCAATTGACGTATAAAAGAAAAAATAATACTTAGCAAAAACAAAAATGCTTAAATGAAATCGTGAATTTGACAATAAGCTTAATAATTTAAGTATATTAATACATATTAGAAAAGATATTATGAAGTAAAATCAAATGGAAAACTATAAAAACATCTTATAACATTAAAAATATTGTTTTGGCAATAAACACACAGACTTATCAAAGAAACAATAAATTTAATTAAATACTATAGATATTTTAAAAAGTTAATTTCAAATTAAGTTTTTGTAATACAAGGAGGTTAAAATTATGATTTGTTGTACACGATTTAAGGAATTTTTTGCAGAATTTTTAGGAACATTTATTCTTCTAGCCCTTGGAACAGGTTCTGTAGCAATGACAGTCTTATTCCCATCAAATCCACCCATAGATGGAGAAATAATAAAAGGAGGCTATACCAATATAGTACTTGGATGGGGATTAGGTGTAACATTTGGAGTTTATACATCTGCAAGAATTAGTGGTGCACATCTTAATCCTGCTGTGAGTATTGGATTAGCTATTATTGGTAGATTCCCAATGTCAAAACTTTTTCATTACATTTTAGCACAAATGCTTGGAGCATTTTCTGGAGCTCTAATGACACTAATTGTATTTTACCCTAAATGGATAGAAATAGATCCTGCATTTGAAACTACCCACGGTATAATGTCAACTTTTCCTGCTGTGCCTGGTTTTTGGTCTGGATTTATTGACCAGATATTTGGAACATTTTTACTAATGCTTTTAATTTTAGTTGTTGGAAACTTTGTCAAGGAAGCTTGTCGAAAGCTAATTTTTCCTCTTATTATTGGAGCAATAGTTTTATCTATTGGAATAAGCTTTGGGGGAATGAATGGTTATGCTATTAATCCAGCAAGAGATTTAGGGCCAAGAATACTATTACTAC is a genomic window containing:
- the lnt gene encoding apolipoprotein N-acyltransferase → MKTKYFCLAAFSGILTTLAIPNEIENMGYSIIGLIGYIPLFIALIKTKDKKTIIYLTIFYFLIANSLQNFWLAFFKAFGLLTFLGAVSGYTLHSLVLGYLLCYSLNAFKNKTLTLAILFTFYDYAKSIGFGAYPWGFSAFMVNNFNELIQVADIFGVFFVCFIVYFLNAGLANFFVEQNKINTLSLLLCILLVSTSFAYGIIKKIELNPILKKEIDTLNIAAIQLNGAPWTSNHKAEIKKSIKLTKQALKKYPDTELVLWSEGVLNLPFDSYRNNNTYYYNEELLKLYDSINELIINNKAHFIIGSPSNVNRKLLTHENSVYVIKPNLQIANIYSKIFLVPFAEKIPFDNYEPVRKFFYENFNIQANINGNKLEIFKLKKFNLALLICYDDAFPDLARNYKRQGANLLLNFSNDSWSNTNSSEWQHFVVAKFRSIENGIKTVRTTNSGITAIINEYGENVKSLETFKEGYLTSKIKLSPRFTTIYEYIGELFVYILAIMIVIMTLRAYFIEESSHLS
- a CDS encoding deoxynucleoside kinase, producing the protein MVIVIEGLIGVGKTTLGHFLSSEFNIPFYTELNNEFTLKMLDKFYKDKSRWAFSIQINFLNERFKLIKDICRTKGGILDRSIYGDRVFASLLNENGYISDDEYMIYLDLLSNMLEHSQKPVLMIYLDCSVDEAERRIKNRNRNFETDISRDYLQDLNEKYLSWYDNYDLSPKLRFNYDNINIFDDIHKSKIIAFIKDKLII
- a CDS encoding MIP/aquaporin family protein, whose amino-acid sequence is MCCTRFKEFFAEFLGTFILLALGTGSVAMTVLFPSNPPIDGEIIKGGYTNIVLGWGLGVTFGVYTSARISGAHLNPAVSIGLAIIGRFPMSKLFHYILAQMLGAFSGALMTLIVFYPKWIEIDPAFETTHGIMSTFPAVPGFWSGFIDQIFGTFLLMLLILVVGNFVKEACRKLIFPLIIGAIVLSIGISFGGMNGYAINPARDLGPRILLLLTGFQNHGFDEINVFMIPILGPIIGAILGAIVYEFILSDKDEKFTLKD